In Triplophysa rosa linkage group LG2, Trosa_1v2, whole genome shotgun sequence, the genomic window aagatgcgTATAGACGCGAACTTACGGTAGGCGGTGTGAATGACGCGACTCGGGCTGCGCAATTACCGCGAAAGCACGTCAATTTCGTCTTCCGCAAAGGTTGAAaataatgctgggttcacaccaaacacgaaCAATCGCGTTTCacactctttattactcgcgggaaaagttcgttattttcatATGAGTGACGtgaaatgacaaatattttcaacctttgcAGAAGACAATATGGCCACGCGTTCGCGTTTtgcgtgagtaaattacatacaaagtcaacgCAAAGACGCGTAcagacgcgaactcgcggcaggcaTGTTATTACTCGCaggaaaagtttgttattttcgcatgagtgacgcgatctgacaataacactgggttcacaccaaatgcgaattaaacgttttgcgcgagtaaattacatataaagtcaatgcaaagacacgtACGGACGCGAACTCGAGGGAGGCGGTGCGAATGATGCGAATTGGGCGGCATGATTGCCGCGAACATGCGTCAATATtgtcttccgcgaaggttgaaaatatttgtcaattTGCGTCACTCAcgtgaaaataacgaacttttcccgcgagtaataaagagcttggaacgcgattgttcatgtttggtgtgaacccagcataagtgTGGAACACTTTAgggggttcacaccaaatggcAATTAGCGTTTAgcacaagtaaattacataaaaaatcaatgcaaagacgcgtatagacgcgaactcgcAGTAAGCAGTGCGACTGACGCGAACCGGGCAGCGTGACTGCCTTGAACGCGTGTCAATCTCATCTTTCGCGAAggctgaaaatatttgtcagatcgcgtcactcaaGAGAAAATGTGTAACTTTTCCCGTGAGTAATAAAGAGCATGGAACGAGATTGttcgtgtttggtgtgaacccagcataagcgTGGAACGCAAACAATCACGTAACGCTCTTTATTACACttggttcacaccaaacgccaATGAAgcgttttgcgcgagtaaattacatacaaagtcaatgcaaagacgcgtatagACGCGAACTTACGGTAGGCGGTGTGAATGATGCGAATCGGGCTGTGCGATTGTCATGTCAATCTCGTCTTCCACGAAGGTTGAAAATAATTGTCAGATCGCATCACTCACGAGAAAATTActaacttttcccgcgagtcaTAAAGAGCATGGAACGCAATCGTTctcgtttggtgtgaacccagcagaACAATCATGTTACATGCTCTTTATTACACAGGGTTCACACCAAACTCcaattaagcgttttgcgcgagtaaattacatacaaattcaatgcaaagacgcgtatagACATGAACTCGCGGCAGGAGGTGCGAATCGggcgaaaataacaaacttttcctgcgagtaatgctgggttcacaccaaacgcgaacaaagtttgttattttcacgcgagtgacgcgatctgacaaatattttccacCTTCGCTgaagacgagattgacgcgTGTTCGCTGCAATCGTGCCGCCCGATTCACGTCATTTGCACCGCCTGCCACAAgctcgcgtctttgcattgactttgtatgtaatttacttgcaCAAAACACTTAAATCGCGTTTGGTATGAACCCAGCATTACAGTCTATTGGTTACTTGATTAATACACATGTGCACTTGTATACTTCAGTGTGTTACGTCACCTGTTGATATATACAGTGATGTCACCAGTCGTGAGCGAGAGACAGCTGTGCCGAGGAAGTCCAGCAGGAAAGAGAAACTGGAGAGCAGGACGGCGCTGTAGCAGAGACACGCCAGCATGTACAGCAGCCACATTCCCCATCCGTTGAGCCCGCCCAGCGGCCCTGAACAGACCCCGGAACACACGTCACATACATGACACAGAACCACGGTTGAGATTTTACTCCGGTTATAAACAGAAGCTCAAACCTGTGTCCGTGCGATTCTGATACGCGTGTATAGTGAAAGCCACGCCGTAGATGAGCTGCTGGCCGTTTGCTTGAGAAGTGTTTTGGATCTGGATCCAGTTGGGGTCTGCGATAGATGTGCACAGCGACACAAGTGTGAAGCACTGACACACGGCCGCAGGGCTCAACGCCAGCGTCATTCTGATCCGAGAAGAAGGACATACAGTTAAAAGACTGCCATAGATGAAAAAACAATAATCCTCACAGAAAAATGCATCTCACCTTATAAACAGAGTTCAGACAGGTTCACACGTGAGCTTTTGTGTGTTCACTTTAACTGCAATGAAACATCAGCAATTTTACTGTCCAGACACGTGACTGTACCACGGTAAAATGCATCCATGCATGACAGACTCGGGCACAATGTCACACTTTTTAATCCAATAAATGTTTGTCAAGTTGGGTCTAAAGAGGATTTCTGTATAGATTCATCTTAAAATCTTGAGTTGAAAGCGGGGCATGATGTCACACCATTggggtttatttatataattatagaTTACTGCAGGGCTTTTAAACAAACCTTAcagcaaatgaaaaaaaagcaaTACAGATTCACAAAAGCATCGCCCAACCTTGATGTATATAAAATTACTCATGAGACAAGAACATGTTAATAAACTTCATTTACAGTATTGTGCTTTCAATGTtctcaaatgaaagaaaaaatcacgaagatgtttacattttagtttagtttgatTTCAAACCTAAGATACAAAGCCATTAattgtgacaacttgccccgggCTGCCTTACaactagggatgggtaccgagaaccggtacttttttggaccggtacataattgggtcgataccagagtatcgataagcttcatgacaaacgatactgttatcgatacttgagttgttttatctctgtgtattcgggtgttaaatgacgaattagaggctgctgctgcctgtcattttccatccctgaatgatgtccgaatggccGAAGATTGCTCGACGTGtgtgtgatatctagggccatgtgatttccgcgatgtatttgtaatctgcttgttttgcgtgtttatgagtgaaagagtggcattGTTGCGCTTGTGAAGATTTCAGCGTCCGTGTTTCACAAcgaggaagcttccgtcaaacacccctttgcggcaacccgtcaaaataaaagtcctttatttacaaacaagtttaacattgtttttaatcattcggccacggagtatatttacttactttagtaaattgaagtacatgtgctagtaaaattattaaaaatagtacatttaattaaaaaaaatattacttgcttTGAAattagtacttaaatttatgtagacctaaaaccagaaaggaaaaaagaaatacggtctaccagccaaataaccatagtgatgtaaagtaaatatgttgaattacattattatGTGCTCTTATGCACATGCCAAGTGCcgtaagtggtatgctaaggaacacGTTTTGTTGtagcattttctgtttgctcagaagcatttgtaaacagcagttctaaagctcagctgtgataaagaaacttaaaatgtttaacatcttttcacatcatgtgtttttgcatcaaattatagagcgtagtatcgataacagtatacGATAAGTACCGGTGTCGATAAGCAGTATCGGTATCTTTATCgattaaaatcttaacgatacccatccctacttacaacacacacagatgtcATCAACACtacaaactaaagcatttaataataacaacCCCTACATCAAATCACAATTTCATAAGCTAGATATCGAATGATCAACACGGGCGGTGACGTCACACGAGGAAGATGATACAGTGTTTCTCACCTGCACAGATCAAAGAGTCCcccgcgcgcgcgcgcacacacacggatACAAGAGTGACAGATCCACGGGGATCACTCGCATTATATCACTGCCATCATTTCACACACGTCCAAAAACATCCAAGACCGTAAAAACAGCGTGATCCGCCCTGTGCCGTCGCGTTCCTCTCTCATCCTGAACCAGAAGACAGAACGAACACCACCAGTTCGAACCACACCAGAACCGATTCAGACCAGCTGAAACTTTACAGGTGTTCGGGGTCTCCGGAGCGAGCGAACTGGGAGCAGCACCAGCAGGAGCCCGCGAGTGTTTGTTTGTCCTGAAAGAGCAGAATTGAAGAAATGCGATGAAGCCTGGAGGACACAGCGCCCTCTGGAGGGCGCATTCACATACTACGGACGGTTTGTCATGCGAAACCGGATcctatgttttattttcaaacagCACGACTGAATCCTGTAGCCAACAGTGTCATATTTAAGATTCACAAGTCAAACCTAATTTGTTATACACCTAATCTGATAATCTTGTATTTCTTGCGGCGATGTTGTGACCAAACACCAGCAGAGGGCGCAGCGGGACCAGCTCACCTCCCACTGAACATGATCAC contains:
- the LOC130564065 gene encoding transmembrane protein 127, whose product is MTLALSPAAVCQCFTLVSLCTSIADPNWIQIQNTSQANGQQLIYGVAFTIHAYQNRTDTGPLGGLNGWGMWLLYMLACLCYSAVLLSSFSFLLDFLGTAVSRSRLVTSLYISTALDCLAVLGVCVTCLYVIKHNLQRAKHHSRSDRTEINPSELLVSPGESLYIELLGLIFSVMACAFALKGRAEPIAPRDYLSVETEDSETEPLIGGAE